Proteins from a single region of Verrucosispora sp. NA02020:
- a CDS encoding GntR family transcriptional regulator translates to MTNAAEDAYEALRSAILNGSIGPRARLGEMELSRQFGVSRTPIREALRRLTAEGLVVFQPNRGARVAEWSLGDLQDIYEIRARLESYGAALAAKRIDAEVLDRLDALCDQMEELARRMGPQDLDRIATLNAELHNSVLKAAASPRLTSLLSAVVEVPLVVRAFRLYTPDALARSMAHHRDLVAALRARDAEWASSTMRAHVLAARTVLLDGMVDRPDL, encoded by the coding sequence GTGACGAATGCCGCGGAGGACGCGTACGAGGCGCTGCGGAGCGCGATCCTGAACGGCTCGATCGGCCCGCGCGCCCGCCTGGGCGAGATGGAGTTGTCCCGGCAGTTCGGCGTCAGCCGGACGCCGATCCGGGAGGCACTGCGCAGGCTCACCGCGGAGGGCCTCGTCGTCTTCCAGCCCAACCGTGGGGCGCGGGTCGCCGAATGGTCGCTCGGCGATCTGCAGGACATCTACGAGATCCGCGCCCGGCTGGAGAGCTACGGCGCGGCCCTGGCCGCCAAGCGCATCGACGCCGAGGTCCTGGACCGGCTGGACGCGCTCTGCGACCAGATGGAGGAGTTGGCCCGGCGGATGGGTCCGCAGGACCTGGACCGGATCGCCACCCTCAACGCCGAGTTGCACAACTCGGTCCTGAAGGCCGCCGCCAGCCCTCGGCTCACCTCGCTGCTGTCCGCGGTCGTGGAGGTGCCGCTGGTCGTGCGGGCGTTCCGCCTCTACACGCCGGACGCCCTGGCCCGCAGCATGGCGCACCACCGGGACCTGGTGGCGGCGCTGCGGGCCAGGGACGCAGAGTGGGCGTCGAGCACGATGCGGGCCCACGTGCTGGCCGCCCGGACGGTGCTGTTGGACGGCATGGTGGACCGCCCCGACCTGTGA
- a CDS encoding ABC transporter ATP-binding protein, which yields MSLLNARRRPDSRPTPPPSDGSAGRLLEVNGLTTRFDTPDGLVHAVNGVDFHVDRAEIVGVVGESGCGKSVTIRSILGLVRPPGRVVEGTARFDGVDLLGLRRTELRRLRGKEIGFIAQNPFSALNPVMRIHRQFATIMAAHGVKADGEVRDRARTALTDVGIAGPDRVLDGYAHQLSGGMAQRVVIAMAMLLNPTFVIADEPTTGLDLTVQRQILDLIRRLVREHDRSMLLVTHDLGVVAQYCDRVVVMYAGKVIEHGTVREVLKDPRHPYTQALIRAIPRPGQPLVHLTGRLPDLIDYPSGCPFRDRCPHAFEPCAQVVPAAVTQTSGRTYWCHLPQEKEAAQ from the coding sequence ATGAGCCTGCTCAACGCGCGACGACGACCCGACAGTCGACCCACCCCGCCGCCGTCCGACGGCTCCGCCGGACGCCTGCTGGAGGTCAACGGCCTGACCACCCGGTTCGACACACCCGACGGCCTGGTCCACGCGGTCAACGGCGTCGACTTCCACGTCGACCGGGCCGAGATCGTCGGCGTCGTCGGCGAGAGCGGATGCGGCAAGTCGGTGACCATCCGGTCCATCCTCGGCCTGGTCCGGCCCCCCGGTCGGGTGGTCGAGGGCACCGCCCGCTTCGACGGGGTCGACCTGCTCGGCCTGCGCCGCACCGAGCTGCGCCGACTACGCGGCAAGGAGATCGGCTTCATCGCCCAGAACCCGTTCAGCGCCCTGAACCCGGTGATGCGCATCCACCGGCAGTTCGCCACCATCATGGCCGCGCACGGGGTCAAGGCCGACGGCGAGGTCCGGGACCGGGCCCGTACCGCCCTCACCGACGTCGGCATCGCCGGACCGGACCGGGTCCTCGACGGCTACGCCCACCAGTTGAGCGGCGGCATGGCCCAACGCGTGGTGATCGCCATGGCCATGTTGCTCAACCCGACCTTCGTGATCGCCGACGAACCGACCACCGGCCTGGACCTGACCGTGCAACGGCAGATCCTGGACCTCATCCGCCGACTGGTCCGCGAACACGACCGCTCGATGCTCCTGGTCACCCACGATCTCGGCGTCGTCGCGCAGTACTGCGACCGGGTCGTCGTCATGTACGCCGGCAAGGTCATCGAACACGGCACCGTCCGGGAGGTCCTCAAGGACCCCCGCCACCCGTACACCCAGGCGCTCATCCGCGCCATTCCCCGGCCCGGTCAGCCGCTGGTGCACCTCACCGGTCGACTGCCCGACCTGATCGACTACCCGTCCGGATGCCCCTTCCGGGACCGCTGCCCGCACGCCTTCGAACCGTGCGCCCAGGTGGTCCCGGCCGCGGTGACCCAGACCTCCGGCCGGACGTACTGGTGTCACCTGCCCCAGGAGAAGGAGGCAGCGCAGTGA
- a CDS encoding CoA transferase — translation MRVIEFGSLLAGPFCSQLLADFGADVIKCEPPRQGDPMREWGQEKPHGKSLWWPIVARNKKSITVDLRTPEGQAVARQLIAQSDVVVENFRPGTMERWGLGYEDLSADNPGLVMVRVSGFGQTGPYSSRPGYGSVGEAMGGLRYVVGDPQTPPSRVGVSLGDSLAGTFAALGAVMALRVRDQSGRGQIVDSAIYEAVLAMMESLLPEYTLGGHVRERTGAILPNIAPSNVYPTRDDGLLLIAANQDTVFRRLAAAMDMPELSTDARFATHAARGHHQGELDAIIAEWSGRHDTEHLMAVMIKHDVPVGRVYRAPEMLDDEHFAAREAIVRVDHPEFGEFPMQNVVPRLSRTPGRVKWTGPRLGEHTDQVLTDIVGLAKAEINELRASGVI, via the coding sequence GTGCGCGTGATCGAGTTCGGGTCCCTGCTCGCGGGCCCCTTCTGCAGCCAACTGCTGGCCGACTTCGGCGCCGACGTCATCAAGTGCGAGCCGCCGCGCCAGGGCGACCCGATGCGCGAGTGGGGCCAGGAGAAGCCACACGGCAAGTCACTGTGGTGGCCGATCGTCGCCCGCAACAAGAAGTCGATCACCGTCGACCTGCGCACACCCGAGGGCCAGGCGGTCGCCCGACAGCTGATCGCGCAGAGCGACGTGGTGGTCGAGAACTTCCGACCCGGGACGATGGAACGCTGGGGCCTCGGCTACGAGGACCTGTCCGCCGACAACCCCGGCCTGGTCATGGTGCGCGTCTCCGGCTTCGGCCAGACCGGACCGTACTCCAGCCGACCCGGCTACGGCTCGGTCGGCGAGGCGATGGGCGGCCTGCGCTACGTCGTCGGCGACCCGCAGACCCCGCCCAGCCGGGTGGGCGTCAGCCTCGGCGACTCCCTCGCCGGCACCTTCGCCGCCCTGGGTGCGGTGATGGCCCTGCGGGTACGCGACCAGAGCGGTCGCGGCCAGATCGTCGACTCGGCGATCTACGAGGCGGTCCTGGCGATGATGGAGTCGCTGCTGCCCGAGTACACGCTCGGCGGCCACGTCCGCGAACGCACCGGCGCGATCCTGCCGAACATCGCACCCTCCAACGTCTATCCCACCCGCGACGACGGCCTGCTGCTCATCGCCGCCAACCAGGACACCGTCTTCCGGCGCCTGGCCGCGGCCATGGACATGCCCGAACTGAGCACCGACGCCCGCTTCGCCACCCACGCCGCCCGAGGCCACCACCAGGGCGAACTCGACGCGATCATCGCCGAGTGGTCGGGCCGGCACGACACCGAACACCTGATGGCCGTCATGATCAAACACGACGTCCCGGTCGGCCGCGTCTACCGCGCCCCGGAGATGCTCGACGACGAGCACTTCGCCGCCCGCGAAGCCATCGTCCGAGTCGACCACCCCGAATTCGGCGAGTTCCCGATGCAGAACGTCGTGCCGCGACTGTCGAGGACACCCGGCCGGGTCAAATGGACCGGCCCCCGCCTCGGCGAACACACCGACCAGGTGCTGACCGACATCGTCGGCCTGGCCAAGGCCGAGATCAACGAACTGCGTGCCAGCGGCGTCATCTAG
- a CDS encoding ABC transporter permease has translation MTETLAADPTTVTAPTTKKRPRGHRRWRLWVPGTILTSMLAAAYLAPLPHDPAEPSTNTLTAPDGEHWMGTDKFGLDVFSRLVASAGVDIPLALAGMLISLVIGVLLGLAALHRGPWGERVVRALDVFQAFPLLILAIALVALMGNNIENVVVAIAIINVPRFVRLVRSEGLTIRESRYIEAAHAIGATGPRVMFRHVLPNMTGIILAQASLAVAHSIVVIASLSFLGIGINAADASWGAMIQTGAQNMTTGQWWVSVFPGLAIFLTVLCFNAISDELQDTFGRARQR, from the coding sequence ATGACTGAGACCCTGGCCGCCGACCCCACCACGGTCACCGCCCCGACGACCAAGAAACGACCCCGGGGCCACCGACGGTGGCGACTGTGGGTGCCCGGCACCATCCTGACCAGCATGCTCGCCGCGGCCTATCTCGCTCCACTGCCGCACGACCCGGCGGAACCCTCCACCAACACCCTCACCGCCCCCGACGGCGAGCACTGGATGGGCACCGACAAGTTCGGCCTCGACGTGTTCAGCCGCCTGGTGGCCTCCGCCGGGGTGGACATCCCGTTGGCCCTCGCCGGCATGCTGATCTCACTCGTGATCGGCGTGCTGCTCGGGCTCGCCGCCCTGCACCGCGGACCGTGGGGCGAACGGGTCGTCCGGGCCCTCGACGTCTTCCAGGCGTTCCCGCTGCTGATCCTGGCCATCGCCCTGGTCGCGCTGATGGGCAACAACATCGAGAACGTCGTCGTCGCCATCGCCATCATCAACGTCCCCCGCTTCGTCCGACTGGTCCGCAGCGAGGGACTGACCATCCGGGAGAGCCGCTACATCGAGGCGGCCCACGCCATCGGCGCGACCGGGCCGCGCGTGATGTTCCGGCACGTCCTGCCGAACATGACCGGCATCATCCTGGCCCAGGCGTCACTGGCGGTCGCGCACTCGATCGTCGTGATCGCCTCCCTCTCCTTCCTCGGCATCGGCATCAACGCCGCCGACGCGAGCTGGGGCGCGATGATCCAGACAGGAGCGCAGAACATGACGACCGGCCAGTGGTGGGTCTCGGTCTTCCCCGGACTCGCCATCTTCCTCACCGTGCTCTGCTTCAACGCCATCAGCGACGAACTGCAGGACACCTTCGGCCGGGCGAGGCAACGATGA
- a CDS encoding alpha/beta fold hydrolase — MRGYVGPQGAQIHYRSSGTRGPALVLLHESPQASNVFAPAMPALGRSLRAYAFDTPGYGQSDPPPEPPDIPGYARLLLDAVDALGIDEFAVAGQHTGASLALAVTDLATPGRVTHAILSGLVLDRAEREQLGATWAPDKPIDPSGQHLRDLWARYLDIWEQPPELVNLAVANIASVFDRYNWAYRAAFRYDPTEPLRTAPCPVLLLTAARDMLAHCDDIARLIRPDATSIQLTDTTGQLPWRVPEEFAAAVVSFVTGSGRTP; from the coding sequence ATGCGCGGATACGTGGGCCCGCAGGGGGCCCAGATCCACTACCGCAGCAGCGGCACCCGGGGACCGGCCCTCGTGCTGTTGCACGAGTCGCCGCAGGCCTCCAACGTCTTCGCGCCGGCCATGCCCGCGCTCGGCCGATCACTGCGCGCGTACGCCTTCGACACCCCCGGGTACGGGCAGTCCGACCCGCCGCCCGAGCCCCCGGACATCCCCGGCTACGCGCGCCTTCTGCTCGACGCCGTCGACGCGCTGGGCATCGACGAGTTCGCCGTCGCCGGACAGCACACCGGCGCCTCCCTGGCGCTGGCGGTCACCGACCTGGCCACGCCCGGCCGGGTCACCCACGCGATCCTGTCCGGCCTCGTGCTCGACCGGGCCGAACGCGAACAGTTGGGTGCCACCTGGGCGCCGGACAAGCCGATCGACCCGTCCGGCCAGCATCTTCGCGACCTCTGGGCGCGCTACCTGGACATCTGGGAACAGCCACCGGAGCTGGTCAACCTCGCGGTGGCCAACATCGCCTCGGTGTTCGACCGGTACAACTGGGCCTACCGCGCCGCCTTCCGCTACGACCCGACCGAGCCGCTGCGCACCGCACCCTGCCCGGTCCTGCTGCTCACCGCGGCACGCGACATGCTCGCCCACTGCGACGACATCGCCCGGCTGATCCGTCCGGACGCGACGTCGATCCAACTGACCGACACCACCGGGCAACTGCCGTGGCGGGTGCCGGAGGAGTTCGCCGCCGCAGTGGTCTCCTTCGTCACCGGATCCGGGCGGACACCGTGA
- a CDS encoding ABC transporter ATP-binding protein, which produces MSLLELTNVSKEFHVGGSTRVYALDDVSLSVDAGETVAVIGESGSGKSTLGRLALRLIEPTRGSVRFDGTDMLALPAAEMRKLRAKIQIIFQEPFESLNPRMRVADIIGEPLAIHRPAMTTPQRRDRVAQMIEQVGLAPDMARRYPGELSGGQQQRVGIARAVVTEPSLVVLDEPTSSLDLSVRAQILRLLADLQAELGMGYLFISHDIHTVRYVSDRIAVMYRGRVVETGPSELVFSDPQHPYTRALLAAALPVDPDQELAPARLVGDPLSPTQLVPGCVLHGRCPVGEDRCVQTEVRLTPIGADREVACIKPGAPGS; this is translated from the coding sequence GTGAGTCTGCTGGAGTTGACCAACGTCAGCAAGGAGTTCCACGTCGGCGGCAGCACGCGGGTCTACGCGCTGGACGACGTGTCGCTCTCGGTGGACGCCGGAGAGACCGTGGCGGTCATCGGCGAGAGCGGATCCGGCAAGTCGACGCTGGGGCGGCTGGCACTGCGCCTGATCGAACCGACCCGGGGCTCGGTACGCTTCGACGGCACCGACATGCTCGCGCTGCCCGCCGCCGAGATGCGCAAGCTCCGCGCGAAGATACAGATCATCTTCCAGGAGCCGTTCGAGTCGCTGAACCCCCGGATGCGGGTGGCCGACATCATCGGCGAACCACTGGCCATCCACCGGCCTGCGATGACCACACCACAGCGCCGTGACCGGGTCGCGCAGATGATCGAACAGGTCGGACTCGCCCCCGACATGGCACGACGGTATCCCGGCGAACTCAGCGGCGGGCAGCAGCAGCGAGTCGGCATCGCCCGAGCCGTGGTGACCGAGCCGTCCCTGGTCGTGCTGGACGAACCCACGTCCTCCCTCGACCTGTCGGTCCGCGCCCAGATCCTGCGCCTGCTCGCCGACCTGCAGGCCGAACTCGGCATGGGCTACCTGTTCATCTCCCACGACATCCACACGGTCCGGTACGTCAGCGACCGCATCGCCGTCATGTACCGGGGGCGGGTCGTCGAGACCGGCCCGTCCGAGCTGGTGTTCTCCGATCCACAGCACCCGTACACCCGCGCCCTGCTGGCGGCGGCCCTGCCCGTCGATCCCGACCAGGAACTGGCCCCGGCCCGGCTGGTCGGTGACCCGCTGAGTCCGACCCAGCTCGTACCGGGATGTGTCCTGCACGGACGCTGCCCGGTCGGTGAGGACCGATGTGTACAGACCGAGGTGCGGCTGACGCCGATCGGCGCCGACCGGGAGGTGGCCTGCATCAAACCCGGAGCGCCCGGGAGCTGA
- a CDS encoding hydroxymethylglutaryl-CoA lyase, whose amino-acid sequence MVVQVVEVSPRDGLQNEPEILSTASKIELIRRCVEAGARRVEAVSFVRADRVPQMADAEAVMAAVPRRSDVSYIGLVLNRRGLDRALAAGVDEVNCVVVATETFSQRNQGASVDAMLGAWTDIAKAAHAAGVRASVTVAAAFGCPFEGDVSAATVGDLARRLVEGEPDEIALADTIGVGVPAQVRALVSAVTAAAPGVPLRAHFHDTRNTAIANALAAVEAGVTVLDASVGGIGGCPFAPAATGNVATEDLTYALHRSGHPTGLDPTKVIETAAWIGDQLGKDRLPGALGRAGWFPTDPQ is encoded by the coding sequence ATGGTGGTTCAGGTGGTGGAGGTGTCTCCACGGGACGGTCTGCAGAACGAGCCCGAGATCCTGTCGACAGCAAGCAAGATCGAGTTGATCCGGCGCTGTGTCGAGGCAGGAGCCCGACGGGTCGAGGCGGTCTCCTTTGTCCGCGCCGACCGGGTGCCGCAGATGGCCGACGCCGAAGCGGTGATGGCCGCAGTGCCACGACGCAGCGACGTATCGTACATCGGCCTAGTGCTCAACCGACGCGGGCTGGACCGTGCGCTGGCGGCAGGAGTGGACGAGGTGAACTGCGTCGTGGTCGCCACCGAAACCTTCAGCCAGCGCAACCAGGGCGCCTCCGTCGACGCCATGCTCGGCGCCTGGACCGACATCGCCAAGGCCGCCCACGCCGCCGGAGTCCGGGCCAGCGTGACCGTGGCCGCCGCGTTCGGCTGCCCCTTCGAAGGCGACGTCTCCGCAGCGACCGTGGGTGACCTGGCGCGCCGCCTGGTCGAGGGCGAACCCGACGAGATCGCCCTCGCCGACACCATCGGTGTGGGCGTACCCGCCCAGGTGCGGGCCCTGGTCTCCGCCGTGACGGCGGCGGCGCCGGGCGTGCCGCTGCGCGCCCACTTCCACGACACCCGCAACACCGCCATCGCCAACGCGTTGGCGGCGGTCGAGGCCGGCGTGACCGTGCTCGACGCGAGCGTCGGTGGGATCGGCGGATGCCCCTTCGCCCCGGCCGCCACCGGCAACGTGGCCACCGAGGACCTCACGTACGCGCTGCACCGCTCCGGCCACCCCACCGGCCTCGACCCGACGAAGGTGATCGAGACGGCGGCGTGGATCGGCGACCAGCTCGGCAAGGACCGGCTACCCGGCGCCCTCGGTCGGGCCGGCTGGTTCCCGACCGACCCGCAGTAG
- a CDS encoding ABC transporter permease encodes MRVLRYARRRILFLPVGLLSVIVLAFLLVNALPGNPAGVIAGPAASPTELAEIERRLGLDQPLWERFVTYLGNLVQGDLGSSYYTDRPILDEILRFAPATLELVFLSLTLAALLGIGLGTLGAYRKGTVADRTSRFIVTTFQSIPDFFLALLLIYLLFYLAGWAPAPVGRLGLMDEPPPTVTGALLLDSLLAGDMGTFRSAVAHSVLPVLTLGIYYSAYFARSTYASLVPALESKQVEFARASGLRERTVLAYAFRQARTPILTYGGILLAALLGGAAIIETIFSWGGFGEWAIDSILQLDIPAVQGFILAAGLGTLLAFTALDILVAALDPRVRYD; translated from the coding sequence ATGCGGGTCCTCAGATACGCCCGCCGACGGATCCTCTTCCTCCCGGTCGGCCTGCTCTCCGTCATCGTGCTGGCATTCCTGCTGGTCAACGCGCTGCCCGGCAACCCGGCCGGCGTCATCGCCGGACCGGCCGCCTCCCCGACGGAACTGGCCGAGATCGAACGCCGACTCGGCCTGGACCAGCCCCTGTGGGAACGCTTCGTCACCTACCTCGGCAACCTGGTCCAAGGCGACCTCGGCTCGTCCTACTACACCGACCGGCCCATCCTCGACGAGATCCTGCGGTTCGCCCCGGCGACCCTGGAACTGGTGTTCCTCTCGCTGACCCTCGCCGCACTCCTCGGCATCGGCCTCGGCACACTGGGCGCCTACCGCAAGGGCACGGTCGCCGACCGCACCTCCCGCTTCATCGTCACCACCTTCCAGTCCATCCCCGACTTCTTCCTGGCGCTGCTCCTGATCTACCTGCTCTTCTATCTCGCCGGGTGGGCGCCGGCACCGGTCGGACGACTCGGTCTGATGGACGAACCACCGCCGACCGTGACCGGGGCGCTGCTGCTGGACTCCCTGCTCGCCGGTGACATGGGCACCTTCCGATCGGCGGTGGCGCACTCCGTGCTGCCCGTCCTCACGCTCGGCATCTACTACTCCGCGTACTTCGCCCGCAGCACGTACGCCTCCCTGGTGCCGGCCCTGGAGTCCAAACAGGTCGAATTCGCCCGCGCCAGCGGCCTGCGCGAGCGCACCGTCCTCGCGTACGCCTTCCGCCAGGCCCGGACCCCGATCCTGACCTACGGCGGCATCCTCCTCGCCGCGCTGCTCGGCGGCGCGGCCATCATCGAGACCATCTTCTCCTGGGGTGGCTTCGGCGAGTGGGCGATCGACTCGATCCTCCAGCTCGACATCCCGGCCGTGCAGGGCTTCATCCTGGCCGCCGGACTCGGGACCCTGTTGGCCTTCACCGCGCTGGACATCCTGGTCGCGGCGCTCGACCCGAGGGTGCGCTATGACTGA
- a CDS encoding isochorismatase family protein → MNDLHADYRDAGFGGDLGHGTRRALLIVDLVRAYLDPASPLYAGDENPPALRACTVLLDAARRHGVPVIHTRVELAPGGIDGGLFARKVPALRVFERGSELADAPPALAPAAGEAVVTKQYASAFFGTSLASTLRVMGVDALLIAGASTSGCVRASAVDALQHGYVPLVVADACLDRDPRPHEAALFDLGAKYAQVLTLDEATTLLEPGGA, encoded by the coding sequence GTGAATGACCTCCACGCGGACTACCGCGACGCCGGCTTCGGCGGCGACCTGGGCCACGGCACCCGCCGCGCGCTCCTCATCGTCGACCTGGTGCGCGCCTACCTCGACCCGGCCTCCCCCCTCTATGCCGGCGACGAGAACCCGCCGGCCCTGCGGGCCTGCACGGTCCTGCTCGACGCCGCCCGACGCCACGGCGTCCCGGTGATCCACACCCGGGTCGAGCTCGCCCCCGGCGGGATCGACGGCGGCCTGTTCGCCCGCAAGGTGCCCGCCCTGCGGGTCTTCGAACGCGGCAGCGAACTCGCCGACGCGCCGCCGGCCCTGGCACCCGCCGCCGGCGAGGCGGTCGTGACCAAGCAGTACGCCAGCGCCTTCTTCGGCACCAGCCTCGCCAGCACCCTGCGCGTCATGGGAGTGGACGCCCTGCTCATCGCGGGCGCCTCGACCAGCGGCTGCGTCCGGGCGAGCGCCGTGGACGCGCTGCAACACGGCTACGTGCCACTCGTCGTCGCCGACGCCTGCCTCGACCGGGACCCACGCCCGCACGAGGCCGCCCTGTTCGACCTCGGCGCCAAGTACGCACAGGTCCTGACCCTGGACGAGGCGACCACCCTGCTCGAACCGGGAGGTGCGTGA
- a CDS encoding BMC domain-containing protein, which produces MDLWNAGALGMVETRGLAASIVAVDVMTKAAEVTVIGVSRIGDGLVTVSFIGDMASVTAAVDSARRAVAATGGTIAATVVGRPAVPAHLVRDTPPTGRHPRAAEGPDDAGPEPEATRVEDRPDPVGESTVEGDRPASPAPGGSPKRRSARSTAPKRRPPPPTPPIERGE; this is translated from the coding sequence GTGGACCTGTGGAATGCGGGTGCGCTCGGCATGGTCGAGACGCGCGGACTGGCTGCCTCGATCGTCGCCGTCGACGTGATGACCAAGGCAGCCGAGGTGACGGTGATCGGCGTCAGCCGCATCGGCGACGGTCTCGTCACGGTCTCCTTCATCGGCGACATGGCCTCGGTGACGGCGGCGGTGGACAGCGCCCGACGGGCGGTCGCGGCGACCGGCGGCACGATCGCCGCGACCGTCGTGGGTCGTCCCGCCGTGCCGGCCCACCTCGTCCGGGACACCCCACCGACCGGCCGGCACCCCCGCGCGGCCGAAGGACCCGACGACGCCGGACCGGAACCCGAGGCCACCCGGGTGGAGGACCGGCCGGACCCGGTCGGGGAGAGCACCGTCGAGGGCGACCGCCCCGCGTCGCCCGCACCCGGCGGGAGCCCGAAACGACGCTCCGCGCGGTCGACGGCCCCGAAGCGGCGGCCCCCGCCGCCCACCCCACCGATCGAGCGAGGGGAGTGA
- a CDS encoding FAD-dependent oxidoreductase, protein MTGHADVLVIGAGTAGLPCAIEAARAGLRVDLVDTGTDIGGTLRVSAGHMSAAGTRRQRAAGIDDDPDRHFADVQRIGHGHGDPALIRLAVDEAPGVVDWLDENGFPFAPGMPVLYHGHSPYSRPRTYWGVDRGRSIRETLRPLLAAQVDAGRVTLRLRSRALRLTTEGGAVTGAVVRTPEGDRELRAGVTVLASGGYGANPQMFSAVTPGAPRLVTNAEPTSTGDAVEMATPLGATVRFADLHTPRLGLLERRSTPGRVDFWSEVAHLAPAERAPREIWVNADGDRFVAEDLGDVTRHERAVQSQPGAAFWIVCDDAAVDAGSPLVPAWGPDGLRAQARQGDVAWVADDLTDLAVRAGIDPDGLRRTVRAYHLALDRGVDPLGRRALDHRVARPPFYAVRSAAALLCSFGGLDVDPTFRVRRDDGGVVAGLYAVGEAIGMGATSGAAFCGGMAVTPALAFGRLLGRRLGG, encoded by the coding sequence GTGACCGGCCACGCCGACGTTTTGGTGATCGGTGCCGGCACCGCAGGTCTGCCCTGCGCGATCGAGGCGGCCCGGGCCGGGCTCCGGGTCGACCTGGTCGACACCGGCACCGACATCGGCGGCACCCTGCGGGTCTCCGCCGGGCACATGAGCGCCGCCGGCACCCGTCGGCAACGCGCCGCCGGCATCGACGACGACCCGGACCGGCACTTCGCCGACGTGCAGCGCATCGGGCACGGCCACGGCGACCCCGCCCTGATCCGCCTGGCCGTCGACGAGGCACCCGGCGTCGTCGACTGGCTCGACGAGAACGGCTTCCCGTTCGCACCCGGTATGCCGGTTCTCTACCACGGGCACTCGCCGTACTCCCGGCCCCGCACCTACTGGGGCGTCGACCGGGGCCGCTCGATCCGCGAGACGCTACGACCACTGCTCGCCGCGCAGGTGGACGCCGGCCGGGTCACCCTGCGGCTGCGCTCGCGCGCCCTGCGACTGACCACCGAGGGCGGTGCCGTCACCGGCGCCGTCGTACGCACCCCCGAGGGTGACCGCGAGCTGCGCGCCGGCGTCACGGTGCTGGCGTCGGGCGGGTACGGGGCCAACCCGCAGATGTTCTCCGCGGTGACCCCGGGCGCACCCCGCCTGGTGACCAACGCCGAGCCCACCTCCACCGGCGACGCGGTCGAGATGGCGACGCCGCTGGGTGCCACCGTCCGCTTCGCCGACCTGCACACCCCGCGCCTCGGCCTGCTCGAACGTCGCTCGACGCCGGGCCGGGTGGACTTCTGGTCCGAGGTGGCGCATCTGGCGCCCGCCGAACGCGCACCCCGGGAGATCTGGGTCAACGCCGACGGCGACCGGTTCGTGGCCGAGGACCTCGGCGACGTCACGCGTCACGAGCGGGCCGTGCAGAGCCAGCCGGGCGCCGCGTTCTGGATCGTCTGCGACGACGCGGCCGTCGACGCCGGATCACCCCTGGTGCCCGCGTGGGGGCCGGACGGGCTCCGCGCCCAGGCGCGGCAGGGGGACGTCGCCTGGGTCGCCGACGACCTGACCGACCTGGCCGTGCGGGCGGGAATCGATCCGGACGGCCTGCGGCGCACCGTGCGGGCGTACCACCTGGCGCTCGACCGGGGCGTCGATCCGCTGGGCCGACGCGCCCTGGACCACCGGGTGGCCCGGCCGCCCTTCTACGCGGTGCGGTCGGCCGCCGCGCTGCTCTGCAGCTTCGGCGGCCTGGACGTCGACCCCACCTTCCGGGTACGCCGCGACGACGGCGGGGTCGTCGCCGGTCTCTACGCCGTCGGTGAGGCCATCGGCATGGGAGCCACCAGCGGCGCCGCGTTCTGCGGGGGAATGGCGGTGACCCCGGCGTTGGCGTTCGGGCGACTGCTCGGCCGCCGGCTCGGCGGGTGA